Proteins from a genomic interval of Arachis hypogaea cultivar Tifrunner chromosome 10, arahy.Tifrunner.gnm2.J5K5, whole genome shotgun sequence:
- the LOC140175758 gene encoding uncharacterized protein — MDEVHEGVCGNHIGGRALVAKIVRTGYYWPTIKRDCIAKVKACDNCQKHATISTRPAELLHSMEAEAANRVVLQAIKKKLNDAKGEWAELIPEILWGHNTTTQTTTGETPFKLVYGSEALIPIEVGIPTLRTELYNELNNLHARNTELDLAEETRELAAIRQRAIKQITEKKHNKRVSPRAFTEGDLVLRRTEEARRPPAHGKLAANWEGPFRVIKVLGMGAYQLQTLQGNPISGTWNICSLKMYQS, encoded by the exons ATGGACGAAGTACACGAGGGAGTCTGTGGAAACCACATCGGAGGACGAGCACTTGTAGCTAAAATCGTCCGAACTGGGTATTACTGGCCAACCATAAAAAGGGATTGCATAGCAAAAGTCAAAGCATGTGACAACTGTCAGAAACACGCAACTATATCTACAAGGCCAGCTGAGCTATTACATAGCATGGAG gctgaagctGCTAACCGAGTTGTATTGCAGGCGATAAAGAAAAAACTGAATGATGCTAAGGGAGAATGGGCGGAACTAATCCCAGAAATATTATGGGGCCACAACACAACAACACAGACCACCACGGGCGAAACACCTTTTAAACTAGTCTATGGGTCCGAGGCACTAATCCCTATTGAGGTCGGCATCCCCACCCTGAGAACCGAGCTATACAACGAGCTGAACAACTTGCATGCAAGGAATACCGAGCTTGATCTAGCCGAAGAAACCAGGGAGCTAGCAGCCATTAGACAAAGAGCAATAAAACAAATAACCGAAAAGAAACACAACAAGAGAGTATCGCCGAGGGCATTCACAGAAGGTGACCTAGTACTCAGACGAACAGAAGAGGCCAGACGTCCCCCAGCCCATGGAAAGCTCGCCGCTAACTGGGAAGGTCCATTCCGAGTAATAAAGGTGCTCGGCATGGGGGCTTATCAATTACAAACATTACAAGGCAACCCAATATCCGGGACCTGGAATATCTGCTCTTTAAAGATGTACCAATCTTAA
- the LOC112716469 gene encoding probable galacturonosyltransferase 13: MHLRFSPSMRSITISSNNGFIDLMKIKVAACHISYRTLFHTILILAFLLPFVFILTALVTLEGVNKCSSFDCLGRRLGPKFLGRVDDSTRLVRDFYKILKEVKTGEIPADLKLPDSFDQLVSDMKNNNYDTKTFALVLTRMMEKFEREIKESKFAELMNKHFAASSIPKGIHCLTLRLTDEYSSNAHARRQLPPPELLPLLTDNNYHHFILSTDNILAASVVVTSTVQSSQNPEMIVFHVITDRKTYAGMHSWFALNSVFPAIVEVKGIHQFDWLTRENVPVLEAVEHQNGIRNYYHGNYVLGANLDDINLRNFASILQARSPKYISLLNHIRIYIPELFPNLDKVVFLDDDVVVQRDLSPLWDIDLNGKVNGAVETCRGEDEWVMSKHFRNYFNFSHPVISKKLDPEECAWAYGMNIFDLRAWRTTNIRETYHQWLKENLQSNLTMWKLGTLPPALIAFKGHVQPIDPSWHMLGLGYQNKTDVENVKNAAVIHYNGQSKPWLNIGFEHLRPFWTMYVNYSNEFIRNCHILEP; this comes from the exons ATGCACCTTCGCTTCTCGCCTAGCATGAGAAGCATCACAATATCGAGTAACAATGGATTTATTGACTTGATGAAGATCAAGGTCGCAGCTTGCCACATTTCATATCGTACCCTCTTCCACACCATTCTCATCCTCGCATTTCTCTTGCCCTTTGTCTTCATCCTCACCGCTCTTGTCACCCTTGAAGGTGTCAACAAATGCTCCTCATTCG ATTGTCTTGGTAGGCGTTTAGGACCAAAGTTTCTTGGTAGGGTTGATGATTCAAcg AGACTAGTTAGAGATTTTTACAAGATTCTTAAAGAAGTGAAAACTGGGGAAATTCCAGCTGATCTAAAGCTGCCAGATTCGTTTGATCAGCTGGTTTCTGATATGAAGAATAACAACTATGACACGAAAACATTTGCGCTCGTGCTAACGAGAATG ATGGAAAAATTTGAGAGAGAAATTAAGGAATCTAAATTTGCAGAGCTAATGAATAAACACTTTGCAGCAAGTTCTATTCCTAAAGGGATTCATTGTCTAACTTTGCGTTTGACTGATGAATATTCGTCAAATGCCCATGCACGCAGACAGTTGCCCCCTCCAGAGTTACTTCCTCTGCTGACTGACAACAATTACCACCATTTTATTCTCTCAACTGATAATATATTGGCTGCCTCAGTAGTTGTTACCTCTACTGTGCAGTCATCTCAAAATCCTGAGATGATAGTCTTCCATGTCATCACTGATAGAAAAACTTATGCGGGTATGCATTCATGGTTTGCGCTAAATTCTGTCTTCCCTGCTATAGTTGAAGTCAAAGGTATTCACCAGTTTGACTGGTTGACTAGAGAAAATGTTCCAGTACTTGAAGCGGTAGAACATCAAAATGGGATCAGGAATTACTATCATGGAAACTATGTTCTAGGAGCTAACCTCGATGATATCAATCTACGAAACTTTGCTTCAATATTACAAGCTAGAAGTCCAAAGTACATATCATTACTCAACCATATCCGTATATACATTCCCGAG CTTTTCCCGAATCTTGACAAGGTGGTCTTTTTGGATGATGATGTTGTAGTTCAGCGAGACTTGTCTCCCCTTTGGGATATTGACCTAAATGGTAAAGTTAATGGAGCTGTTGAAACTTGCAGAGGGGAAGATGAGTGGGTAATGTCTAAGCATTTTAggaattatttcaatttttctcATCCTGtcatttcaaaaaaattagaCCCTGAAGAATGTGCTTGGGCTTATGGGATGAATATCTTCGATTTGCGTGCATGGAGAACAACAAATATAAGGGAGACATATCATCAATGGTTAAAAGAG AATTTGCAATCAAACCTAACAATGTGGAAGCTTGGAACCCTACCACCTGCATTGATAGCATTTAAAGGTCATGTTCAACCAATTGACCCTTCTTGGCACATGCTTGGCTTGGGTTATCAGAATAAAACTGATGTCGAGAATGTTAAAAATGCTGCTGTTATTCATTACAATGGTCAATCAAAACCTTGGTTGAATATTGGCTTTGAACATCTTAGGCCTTTTTGGACCATGTATGTCAATTATTCAAATGAGTTTATTAGAAATTGTCATATATTGGAGCCATAG
- the LOC112716470 gene encoding elongator complex protein 5: MAESVCRSLRDGALEGELAPDLTIKDSLSSPFGFNVFSHILVQLSSHIVAGKSQSRGMVIVSLSRSPSSYTGLLKMNGVDVESSKKWIHILDCYTDPLGWKDKTRKSGDIMDPSNQILSSYKTVKDVNKLFSVICDLGRGLVGENKSRFCVAIDSLSELLRHSSMQSVASLLSNLRSHDQISSIFGLLHSDLHEERALAAVEYTSSIVASVDPFHHSVDGQGSYIRNSSEPNLTKGKLNIRSKRRNGRVRVTCEEFKVGPSGISFAPVSAVDGAAVAGLIPKVQFNLQLSEKELVDRSRVVLPFEHQGNGKPIQIYDGRRSLEESNNETTPISGGKKEESGRGEIIYFRDSDDEMPDSDEDPDDDLDI, from the exons ATGGCAGAATCAGTTTGTAGATCTCTTAGGGATGGTGCGTTGGAGGGAGAGCTTGCACCTGATCTCACAATCAAGGACTCTTTGTCTTCCCCTTTTGGATTCAATGTGTTCTCCCACATTCTAGTTCAATTGTCGTCACACATCGTCGCCGGGAAATCTCAGTCGCG AGGTATGGTGATTGTTTCACTTTCTCGGAGTCCATCGTCGTATACTGGTTTGTTAAAGATGAATGGAGTGGACGTTGAATCTTCTAAGAAATG GATTCACATTTTGGATTGTTATACAGATCCCCTTGGATGGAAGGATAAGACAAGGAAATCTGGAGACATTATGGATCCTTCTAACCAAATTTTAAGTTCTTATAAAACAGTGAAAGAtgttaacaaattattttcagtAATTTGTGACCTCGGTCGAG GATTGGTTGGGGAAAATAAGTCCCGCTTTTGTGTTGCCATAGACTCG CTAAGTGAACTGTTGAGGCATTCATCCATGCAGTCAGTTGCAAGTCTTTTAAGTAATCTGCGTAGCCATG ATCAAATTTCAAGTATCTTTGGGTTGTTGCATTCTGACCTTCATGAGGAGAGAGCTTTAGCTGCTGTTGAGTACACGTCCTCCATTGTAGCCAGTGTTGACCCATTTCATCATTCTGTTGATGGTCAGGGAAGCTATATAAGGAATTCATCGGAGCCCAATTTGACCAAAGGAAAACTTAATATTAGGTCCAAACGTCGAAATGGGCGAGTTAGAGTGACG TGCGAAGAATTTAAAGTTGGGCCTAGCGGAATCAGCTTTGCACCTGTATCAGCAGTTGATGGAGCAGCAGTTGCTGGTTTAATTCCAAAG GTACAATTCAATCTGCAGCTGTCTGAGAAGGAGCTAGTTGATAGGTCAAGAGTTGTGCTTCCTTTTGAACACCAAG GAAATGGTAAACCAATACAAATTTATGATGGTAGAAGATCTCTGGAAGAGAGCAACAATGAAACAACACCCATTTCAGGTGGCAAAAAGGAGGAGTCTGGCAGGGGCGAGATCATATATTTTCGCGATTCGGATGATGAGATGCCAGATTCTGATGAGGACCCTGATGATGATTTAGATATATAA
- the LOC140175757 gene encoding uncharacterized protein, with protein sequence MARDKVRISQLLSMADDGVFQPTQAELMAQITDLQAEVKRLAELSTQNNVNKQEDNGHNGKGNTSLLSIDLPKEKLILDNPFSEEITNYQMPKHFTLPSSLEPYKGIGDPRAHIKKFQSMMFFNGPKNEPILCRAFPTYLDGAALLWFSKLPEGSISSFEELARSFIDYFAAARIYVHGSDYLGTIRQGPQESLKDYLTRFADATMEIPDLDPAVHLHAIKAGLKPGKFRETIAVTKPRTLEEFRERAAGQMEIEELREAEKVDRRQPRKEESRTIRSGDNRDTRKTFKLTPKFDNYTRFNTKRERIIKEILNAKIIKPPVRAGSYQDQRFVDRTKHCAFHQKYGHTTDECIIAKDLLERLARQGLLDKYIEGTRHKGAKTDQDEQQTTRNKETDKWPSNNPPKGVINCISGGFACGGETASARKRSYCTMLAIEGTTPHSNKEVNDLEITFNQADICSATPHADDPVVISIQTGELLVRKVLLDPGSSADVLFYSTFLKMNLSEKLIQPSSGELVGFSGERVPIKGYIWLKTTIGENPSSRTLDIQYLIVDCISPYNIILRRPALNMFRAVISTFHLCAKFQAQDGRVATIYSDRQQARQCYSSSLKRSDPRKKQHEVKAVQTMEEVLSLAELDPRGDAQERPQPTDELQEIRLTSKPEHVTYIGQALQDQERSDLIKLLQANSDLFAWTPADKPGISPDVICHKLATNSASRPIAQKKRNLGAEKSKAALEETNKLLQANFIREIRFTTWLSNVVMLVNNASGFKSLSFMDAYSGYNQILMHPEDQSKTTFITEHGNFCYRVMPFGLKNAGATYQRLMDKVFHHQIGHNMEIYVDDMVTKTMKEKSHCEDLSEIFRQIRAYNMRLNPEKCAFGVKGGKLLGFMLTSQGIEANPEKCLAVLNMASPKTIKEVQQLAGRIAALSRFIPAASNRAYHLFQTISKNKKSHWTKEGEKAFSELKAILSAPPVLQRPEIGKPLYLYLSVSNYSISSALVLETGKIQRPVYFISRVMQPTEQRYPKIEQLALTLIIAARRLRHYFQSHTIIVRTIQPLRQILTKPELAGRLTKWSIELSEFDTQFQPRSALKAQVLADFISELTTDARDKFWELHVDGASSREGSGAGVILKEGEKVIAEQALQFHFLASNNQAEYEALIAGLKLALSF encoded by the exons ATGGCAAGGGATAAAGTTCG GATTTCACAGCTCCTATCCATGGCTGACGACGGAGTCTTTCAACCCACTCAGGCCGAACTCATGGCCCAGATAACTGACCTACAGGCAGAAGTAAAAAGACTTGCCGAGTTATCCACTCAGAATAACGTCAACAAGCAAGAGGACAATGGACACAACGGGAAAGGCAACACGAGCCTATTGAGCATCGACCTACCAAAGGAGAAACTGATCTTGGATAACCCATTTTCCGAGGAGATTACCAATTACCAAATGCCAAAACATTTTACACTACCTTCCTCACTCGAGCCATATAAGGGGATTGGTGACCCCCGGGCTCACATTAAGAAATTTCAGTCTATGATGTTCTTTAATGGACCTAAAAATGAACCTATTCTTTGCAGGGCTTTTCCGACCTACCTTGACGGCGCGGCCCtcctttggttttcaaaattacCTGAAGGATCAATCTCTTCCTTCGAGGAATTGGCAAGATCCTTCATAGACTACTTCGCGGCTGCACGCATTTATGTGCATGGGTCTGATTACCTCGGCACCATCCGCCAAGGTCCCCAAGAAAGCTTGAAGGACTATTTAACCAGATTCGCTGACGCAACAATGGAGATACCCGATCTAGATCCTGCTGTCCATCTTCACGCCATAAAAGCCGGCCTCAAACCGGGAAAATTCAGAGAAACAATTGCCGTCACAAAGCCGAGAACCCTGGAGGAATTCCGAGAAAGGGCCGCAGGGCAGATGGAAATTGAAGAACTCCGAGAGGCCGAGAAAGTGGACAGAAGGCAACCCCGAAAGGAAGAGAGCCGAACAATCAGATCAGGGGACAACAGAGACACCAGAAAAACGTTTAAACTTACACCGAAGTTTGACAACTACACCAGGTTCAACACAAAGAGAGAAAGGATCATCAAGGAAATACTCAACGCCAAAATCATCAAACCCCCTGTTAGGGCCGGAAGCTACCAGGACCAACGATTCGTGGACAGGACCAAGCATTGTGCCTTCCATCAGAAATATGGTCATACCACCGACGAGTGCATCATAGCCAAAGACTTGCTGGAAAGATTAGCTCGACAAGGACTCCTAGACAAATACATCGAAGGCACAAGGCACAAAGGAGCAAAGACAGATCAGGATGAGCAACAAACTACGAGGAACAAAGAAACCGACAAATGGCCGAGCAACAATCCCCCAAAAGGAGTCATCAATTGCATATCAGGAGGATTCGCATGTGGCGGAGAAACAGCCTCAGCACGAAAACGAAGCTACTGCACTATGCTAGCAATCGAAGGAACAACTCCACACAGTAACAAAGAGGTGAACGACCTTGAGATCACTTTTAACCAAGCAGACATATGCTCGGCCACACCGCATGCAGACGACCCTGTGGTAATTTCCATCCAAACAGGAGAGTTACTGGTAAGAAAGGTCCTTCTGGACCCAGGTAGCAGTGCAGACGTTCTCTTTTATTCTACCTTTTTAAAAATGAACTTATCTGAAAAACTAATACAACCCTCCTCCGGAGAACTAGTAGGATTCTCCGGAGAAAGAGTACCAATAAAAGGCTATATATGGCTAAAAACGACAATAGGTGAGAATCCATCATCCAGAACCCTCGATATACAATACCTGATAGTTGACTGCATTAGTCCTTACAATATTATTCTCAGGAGACCTGCTCTGAACATGTTCAGAGCAGTGATATCAACTTTTCATCTATGTGCTAAGTTTCAGGCACAAGACGGCAGAGTAGCAACAATCTACTCAGACCGACAACAAGCTCGGCAGTGTTATAGCTCAAGCCTAAAAAGGTCGGATCCGAGGAAGAAACAACACGAGGTCAAAGCAGTACAAACTATGGAGGAAGTCTTATCCCTGGCCGAGCTTGATCCCCGGGGAGACGCACAAGAAAGACCTCAACCAACAGATGAACTTCAGGAAATCCGACTGACATCAAAGCCAGAACATGTAACATACATCGGTCAGGCGCTACAAGACCAAGAAAGGTCAGATCTCATAAAGTTACTACAAGCCAACTCTGACCTGTTCGCTTGGACCCCAGCGGACAAGCCTGGGATAAGTCCAGACGTCATCTGTCACAAACTTGCCACCAACTCAGCAAGCCGACCCATAGctcaaaagaaaagaaacctaGGAGCAGAGAAATCAAAAGCAGCCTTAGAAGAAACCAACAAGCTCTTACAAGCCAACTTCATCAGAGAAATTCGCTTCACCACATGGCTCTCaaatgtggtaatg CTTGTAAACAACGCATCAGGTTTCAAAAGCttaagcttcatggatgcatactctgggtataatcaaatactCATGCATCCTGAAGACCAAAGCAAGACAACATTCATAACGGAACATGGAAACTTTTGTTATCGAGTAATGCCGTTTGGcttaaagaatgcaggtgcaacctATCAACGCTTGATGGACAAGGTCTTCCATCACCAAATAGGACACAACATGGAaatctatgtagacgacatggtCACCAAGACCATGAAAGAAAAATCACATTGTGAAGATCTCAGCGAGATATTCAGACAAATCCGAGCATATAATATGAGACTGAACCCGGAAAAGTGTGCTTTTGGGGTAAAAGGAGGGAAGTTACTCGGATTCATGCTCACCTCAcaaggaatcgaggcaaaccccgAAAAGTGTTTGGCAGTACTCAATATGGCGAGCCCTAAAACAATAAAAGAAGTGCAACAGTTGGCAGGAAGGATAGCGGCATTATCTCGATTCATACCCGCGGCATCAAACCGAGCATATCACCTTTTTCAAACAATATCGAAGAACAAAAAATCCCACTGGACAAAAGAGGGCGAGAAGGCTTTTTCCGAGCTCAAAGCGATCCTATCAGCACCACCCGTGCTGCAAAGGCCAGAAATCGGTAAACCTCTATATTTATATTTGTCCGTTTCAAATTATTCTATAAGTTCGGCTCTTGTCCTCGAAACAGGGAAAATACAACGGCCAGTGTACTTCATCAGCAGAGTCATGCAACCAACAGAGCAACGATATCCGAAGATAGAACAACTCGCCCTGACACTAATAATCGCAGCGAGGAGACTAAGACACTACTTCCAAAGCCACACAATTATAGTGAGGACGATCCAACCATTAAGACAGATACTGACGAAACCAGAGCTGGCCGGACGTCTCACCAAATGGTCCATTGAACTTTCAGAATTTGACACTCAGTTCCAACCCAGGTCGGCCTTAAAAGCACAAGTACTGGCCGACTTCATCTCAGAGCTAACGACCGATGCACGCGACAAGTTTTGGGAACTGCACGTCGATGGAGCATCAAGCCGAGAAGGAAGTGGAGCAGGGGTCATCCTCAAAGAAGGAGAGAAGGTAATAGCCGAACAGGCACTCCAGTTTCACTTTCTAGCAAGCAACAACCAGGCCGAATATGAAGCCCTCATTGCAGGACTCAAACTCGCCCTAAGCTTCTAA